Sequence from the Kribbella aluminosa genome:
CATCGTGCAACCGGAAGGCGTCGGCGCCGGTACCCGCGTCGTGCCGCTGCGGTTCCCGATGTCGGTGCACTGGACCGGCTCGTCGAACCTCGCGATCGGCGGCACGGTCGACCAGGCCCGGCGTACCGGAAAGGTCGCGGTCCTGGATCCGGTGACGCGAACGCTGACCGCGATCCGTCCGGGCAACGTGACGGTCTCGGTGACGAACGACTCGATGCGCGCCTACACCGACGACGCGTCGCTCGCCCCGATCACCACCTCGGCCTCCATCACGGTCGGCCGCCAGTAGTCCAAGCCTCGCCCCGGACTTGCGGAAAACGCGGTCCGGGGCGAGCGTCTGCACCATCAGCGCATGCCCGGACCACGGGAGCTGTGCGGCGACGTGATTCCCGATGCGGGACCGCTCGCCGACATGCTGGTACGGCGGACGCCGGGAAACGGCGGGCGTACCGCGACAAGTACCTGCAACACGTCCTCGAGGCGCTGGACTCGTTGGAGCAGCCGGCCACCGACCCCGAGCGCGGTCCGGCTGGCGGCCTGGTGCCGACGTACGGCGTCGCCGCGGAGCGGCAACCTGGTCCTGGTCATCCCTGATCAGCTAGCTGCGGAAGCTCAACTGAGCCTGCAGACCGAGGTGGTCCGAGACATGCCCGGGGCCGCTGGGCATCGCTCGCTTGCCGGTGAAGAGCAGGGTGGTGCTGCCGACCTCGGCGGGCTCGGTGACGAAGATGAAGTCGATGCAGTGCGCGGTCCTGCGCGGTGGAAGGTACTCCGCGTGGAAGGTCGGTGGACAGCTGCCGCCGAACGCGTCCCGGAGGCCCGAGCCTCGGCGGAACTCGTCGTACAGCGTGCTCTCCCGGGACACGTTGAAGTCTCCGCACACCACGGCCGGAGATTCATCGCCCCTGACAGTCCGCGTGAGCGATCTCAGCTGATCGAGCTGAGGCCGATAGAAGCGGTTGTCCGTGGACCAGACCCCGTCCGTGTTCGCCATCGGATGGACGTTGAGCACCCGCAGCCGACTCTCCGCCAAACGGATCCTCAGTACGCCGCTCCGTAGGGCGTTGAGCCGGGAACGGAGAGGGACGGGAGCGCACGGTTGTGGAAGACGTGCGTACGTAGGCCGGGTGCACGGCAGCTGTCAGTCCCGGCGGCATGGTGTGGGACATCGTACGGTTGACCGGCGCCGGTCAACCGGGGAATAGGGGAGGTACGGCGCGAGTTGCGGTCCTGTGTCGGAGCGACGAGGCTGTGTCGGATCGTCGAGGCTGTGTCGGATCGTCGGGAAAGGGCGAGGATGAAACCCACCGAGTTCGTGAAGGTGAACGGTCAGTTCTGGGGGGAGCACCTGAAGGGGGTCGCCGGGCATCTGCCGGTCAGCCACCGGACGGAGCTGCCGGGGCCGATGCTGTTCCCGCGGATGATGGTGCTGACCGAGACCCCGGACTGGAACATCCTCGAGCTGGTCGGGCTGAGCCGGGAGTACCGGACGCTCGAGGTCCGGCGGCAGAAGCTCGCGAGCGTCGAGGAGTACTTCGGGGTCGGTGACGGCGACGCGGTGATGGCGCTGCCCGGGGAGAACCTGTTCAAGGACGCGACGATCGCGACCACGGCCGGGCGGCAGGCGCTGGACGACCGGTTCCCGACCGCCGCGAACGTGCTCGGCGAGGTGTACGTCGGCCCGGGGGACGAGCTGCTGCGGTTCGAGCCGGGCAACTACTCGACGTTCGACCGGACGCTGCTCGTGCACACCGCGGGTGACTCGCTGCGGGTGCACTGGGTGAACTTCGCGATCGCGATCCACCGTTCGGAGCCGGCTGACAAGTACCTCGATTTCCTGCAGACGTACTCGAACGCCCGCCCGCACCTCGACCCGATCGGTACGCTCAGCCTCCCGGTCGATCCCGCCGTGCTGAAGGCCGACGCGTTCGAGAGCACGTACCTCGCGCACGGTTTGCAGGACAGCACCGTCGACGAGTTCCTCGGCAAGCACGAGGAGATCCTCCTGTCGGTGTTCGGCGCGACGAAACTGGTCCGCGAGCCCGCGCTCGGCGACCTGCACCCGGACTTCATCCTGGAGCGCGCGGACGGTAGCCACGTCGTCGGGCGGCTCGAGCTCCCGATCGTTGACACTGCCAACGGTAAGAAGCGGCGCCGGGTGTTCCGTACGCCGGTGCAGGACGGCGCGGCCGAGCTGGCGAAGTACGCCGAGTACTTCACGTCCGCGGACAACCAGGCCCAGGTGAAGTCGAAGTACGA
This genomic interval carries:
- a CDS encoding endonuclease/exonuclease/phosphatase family protein; this encodes MANTDGVWSTDNRFYRPQLDQLRSLTRTVRGDESPAVVCGDFNVSRESTLYDEFRRGSGLRDAFGGSCPPTFHAEYLPPRRTAHCIDFIFVTEPAEVGSTTLLFTGKRAMPSGPGHVSDHLGLQAQLSFRS